The sequence GAGGCGTATGACAGGGCCGGACAGATCTACCAGCCCGGACTTGGCGAAGTTATTTTCAGCCAGACGCGACTGCAGCGCCGGATAGCTGTAGAGGCCGCGGCGAGTATCCATGAGAAATTCGGGTGTACCGCCCAACACAAAACCAAGCCCCTCAGCAGAGCCCTGCAGGGAGTCATTGAGGATACGAAGAATCTGCTCGTAGTTAGCGTTACGAGCTTGGGTGTTGGAAAGTTTGTACAGGTTCACCAGCTCATCGAGACATACCATCAACCCGCTAAAGCCGGCCAACCGAACGAATCGCGCAAGCAGCTTGAGCTGATCGTAGACCGAAGCATCGTCGACGATGGTTCGCACCCCCAGTGCGGTGCGGGCATCTGTCTTGGTAGTGAACTCGCCACGCAACCAGCGGATAGCATCAGCCTTGAGCTGCTCGTTACCCTCTTCGAAGCCTTTGCAATAGGCCGCGATTACATCAGCAAAGTCATAGCCGTTGACCATCTCTGCCAGTTGGTCGAGATGCTCGCGAATCACGGCCTCACTGTCTTTGCCGGACGCTTTGGCTTCCGTTTTGGCCTGCGCCACGAATTTCTCGACTATTCCTTGCAGAGCGCCGCCATCAGGCTTAGTTCGGGTGGACATATTCTTGGCCAATTCGGCATACAGCGAGCGAGCCTGGCCACCAGTAGCATGGAGACGACGATCCGGGTTCAGATCGGCATGCATGGTGACGAGCTTGCGCTCCATCGCGATAGAGCGAACCAGGTTGAGGAAGAATGTCTTGCCTGCACCATACTCACCGATCACTACGCGGAACGCGGAACCGCTTTCCGCGAGGCGCTCCACATCACGGATGAGTGCTTCCAGCTCCCCGACACGCCCCACTTGAATCAGGTGCTGGCCTGCACGGGGGACGACGCCGGCGCGCAGGGACTGGATGACCGCATCGCGGTCCTTGGCTCTGATGCTGCTCATAGCGGTAGTTTGTCCATAATGTCAGGGTTAACTTCGAAGGGGTCTTCCCCTTCGGTGACTGGCATATCGAAATGCTCAAATGCCATGTCGTTGATCTGCTCCAATGCTCCGTCGAGCATGAGTTCCATATCGCTTGCTACGGCCCCCAACTCGTCACGAGACCACTCGGTACGGGATACGAGTACACGCAGGAAGGCTGAGTGATCGGCGTCTAAGCCACAAACGGAGGAAGTATCCTCAACAGTCTCTTCCACAACTACGTCATCTGGCTCAGCAGTCTTGTCGTCAACGAAAACCTGAGCCAGCAGCGCAGATACCTGTTCCGTTTCACGCTGCAACTGAGCGATGCGCTCTTTGTCCAGAGCAAATTCGCCAACAGGCTTGGACGGAGTTGCTCCGGGAATGGAAGGCGTTGTCTGCGATGAGCCTACGGCGCTGCCACTGGCGGCCACATGAAGGTCGCTGTAGAGCGATTGCGGATCCAGCTGCAGGGTCTTGTAGACGCGCTCCAGCAACTTCACCTCTGCGGGGCTAACCTCGCCGTCGACCTGCGCCAAGTGAGCGAGAAAAGCCGCCACAACCCTCTTCGCCGGCTCGGCCAGGGGTTCCAGTTTCTTCTTCAGGCTTTGCAGGGTTGGTGGCTGGTTAAGCTGCAGACGCAGGTGGGCCTTCAGGCGTTTCCGATGAGCACCGCTCAGGTGACACCAGGAGTCGATATGCTGGGATAGCAGCATAATTTCCTGCGGCGACGTGTCACCATCGGCCGCCGCCACAGCACAAGCAAGGTCCAACGTAACAGAGGCGGCGCTATACGCCGGCGAAGAACGCAGATCACCATCTTCAGCCTGGGTCGCAAAGAGCGCCACATTGTCCTCTGCCTTGGGTGTTCGGCTGCCTGTCAGCACATCCGGCTCGATACCGATGTGTAAAGACTCCAGAGCGCGGGCGAGCGTCAGAACCTTGTCTCGCGACAGGCTACCTGCACTCTGCAGTCGCCCTGCCAGCTCACCGAAGCTCATGACCACCATGCCATCGCCGATGCGTTGCTTTAGCTCGGCGAGCGCTGTTCGAGCTGCTGGCGGCCACAGGTTTACGGGCAGCTGTAACAGCCCTTCTAGTGCATCAGGAGTGCCGGGGTTGCGGCCGAGATAACGACTGTAGGGCTCCAACTGCACTGTGCATTCGTCAACCAACTGCTGCAGCTTCTTCCGAGCTGCGCTAGTCGCAGTGACATCAGGGATACCGGATAGGCCATCCAGCTCTTGGGGTGGTAGACCCGCAGAAGCGGTGTTGTATTGGAGTCTCAGACGGGTCTTGTTCTGAGGGAGCACCATACCGGCGCCATAACGTTCCTCGTAGCGCATGCAGAACAACTGGGCGAACGCTTCTTTACAGCGGGTTACGGGTGTCCGCTTCCCGATGCTGTGATCAGACAGCACCCAGGCCAACGCCCAGTCAGCCGGCATTGGTTGCTTGTCAGCCGCCAACTGACCCAGGCCAATACGCAGCTCTACAGGCATTTCGTAGCCGTAAGGTAACGGTGCCGGCGGCGCCTTTTGATAGCGCCTGGCGAGTATTTGGCCTTGGCGGAGGAAGTCTACGAAGCGACTGGCGTAGTTATTGAAGGAGTTATTCTTGCCATAGATCGAGAGCAACCGCTCCACCTCGGCAATTATGATAGGTATGTCGGCCGCCGCAGCCTGATCCGTCTTGGCGTCGACAAAAACCCTACGCTCAAGACCGTAGAAGAATAAGAACACGTAGCCGATGTTGGCATGCGGAGCCTTTCGACCACTGGATAGCCATTGCAAATATGCGCGGCGGGCCTCAGGAGAGATGCTGTCGTAACTGGGCCAGTAAGGGGTGAGACGCTCAGATATATCGACGATGCCCCGTGCGACCTTCAGTTTCGGGTTGATCAGTGACGGTTCCGAAGGTCCATTGCGCCTGTTTTTATCTTCGCCGACGTAGATCAGACCAATAGTGATATTTTCGCCCGCCACTTCGATGGTTTCGCCAGCAGAAAGCCACCGCACGTTGGCACTATTCAGGTTCGCCGGCGCGCTCGGAATTCGGTGGGAAGGCCGCTCAGTGGCCTCTAAAGTTACGGTAAAAAAGCCAGAGTCGTCTCGCTTTGCCGAAACCTGCCGGGGCGACGCCGAGACTTGCGCAGGAGCAGAGGGCTCACTTAGTGGCGAGACCTCATCCAATGAAAACGTCAGGCCGGTGCTTATGCCGAGGTCCGAGGAACTTGAACGAGCTCCCCCTTGGGGTGGCCGCATAGTTGTTGCCGAAGACATGACTGACGGTTTGCTGAAGGCCTTCATTACTAGCCACCCGCCTATGCCGACAATAAGTGCTCCGCCCAAGAAAACCCATACACCCTTGGGAACGGAAGCAAGCCCCCCAATCACTAGGGCACACAGAACCATCGCTCCAGATACACCAGACTTGCTGCTGCGCTTACGCTTCCCTGCCATCGCTTCGACTCCCTATACAAGCATGCTGGCCATTTAGCAGTATCGGCAATTCGGGTGCATCAGCCAATACCTCGCGCCAAGCTATGTGTTGAATCTCTTTATGATGTTATCCAGATGTGTTCCGTATGCACTGGTGAGATGGCGGCCAGATGCGAGCCGGGCGGTCACGGGGTTGAATTGATGAGCAGGCACAGCGCCGTCCGCCCCTACTACGTCGGTTGCCTCGCGCTGAGCAGTAACTGCGCTAACCGTGCCAGATTACGCGCATCGTCGATGGCCCTGTGATGCGCACCCTCCCACAAAAGGCCCATGCTTTCCACTGCACACTTCAGCCCTAGCGCACGGCAAGCGAAAATCTTCCAAAAGCACTTCTTTAGATTGATATGACGGGCCGGATCCAGCAATACATCTACCCCTGCTCTGAAAGCGTCCTCCTTCAGCTGGTTTCGGTCGTAATCGCCCCAAGAGCACCAGCGCCAGCCTTCTGTATTTCGCGGCCTCAGCCATTCACCAAGCTGATCTTGTACCTCCGCGAAACGCTTTGCAGTATCGACGTCAGATTGAGATATGCCGGTCAGCCCCGTGCAAAACTCAGTTAGCGTGGGGCGAAGTAGCGGCCGGACAAACTGTCCGAAATGATCGACAATCCTGTACTCCAACTGAACATCCAACAGCCCGATGCCAATTTCGATCGTCTCCATCTCGTCGCGCTGGACCTCCAATACGTGAGCGTTCCGGGCCGCCTCGTTTAGGTCGGCAGGGTAGTCATCGCAAGTCGCTTCCAGATCCACGCAAAGTAACCAGCGACTTTCGCCAAGTTGTTGACGAAGCGCATCAAGTTGTCCCCAACGCTTTACCTGCATGACACCCCGCCCTTCTTTTCCTCAGAGGATATAAACCTACGAGCATCAGCACGGACCGTGGGCTCCGTTTTATAGTAGTGACACGAGAAACGGATCACTGAATCGTTACCGGGGTTGCGTGTAAGCCTTTTGCCCTCTGTGCCAACAGCCAATCCAGTGACAGACGCCCGCCGTCTTCTTTGAAAGTCACAATAACGTACAAGCTGCCCGTGGCGGTAAACAGCGCCCAAAACCCGCCTTGCTCATGAGCTTTCAGTACATCGGAGGTCCGAACCCGGTGACCGTCCTGAAACCTTCC comes from Stutzerimonas stutzeri and encodes:
- a CDS encoding ATP-binding protein, whose translation is MSSIRAKDRDAVIQSLRAGVVPRAGQHLIQVGRVGELEALIRDVERLAESGSAFRVVIGEYGAGKTFFLNLVRSIAMERKLVTMHADLNPDRRLHATGGQARSLYAELAKNMSTRTKPDGGALQGIVEKFVAQAKTEAKASGKDSEAVIREHLDQLAEMVNGYDFADVIAAYCKGFEEGNEQLKADAIRWLRGEFTTKTDARTALGVRTIVDDASVYDQLKLLARFVRLAGFSGLMVCLDELVNLYKLSNTQARNANYEQILRILNDSLQGSAEGLGFVLGGTPEFLMDTRRGLYSYPALQSRLAENNFAKSGLVDLSGPVIRLTSLTPEDFYVLLQKLRHVYAAGVSERYLLPDEALPLFMAHCNQRMGEAYFRTPRTTITAFISLLAVLEQNPDADWRTLLGAVEIAPDRGGEADTQVDADDELATFQL
- a CDS encoding TerB N-terminal domain-containing protein: MAGKRKRSSKSGVSGAMVLCALVIGGLASVPKGVWVFLGGALIVGIGGWLVMKAFSKPSVMSSATTMRPPQGGARSSSSDLGISTGLTFSLDEVSPLSEPSAPAQVSASPRQVSAKRDDSGFFTVTLEATERPSHRIPSAPANLNSANVRWLSAGETIEVAGENITIGLIYVGEDKNRRNGPSEPSLINPKLKVARGIVDISERLTPYWPSYDSISPEARRAYLQWLSSGRKAPHANIGYVFLFFYGLERRVFVDAKTDQAAAADIPIIIAEVERLLSIYGKNNSFNNYASRFVDFLRQGQILARRYQKAPPAPLPYGYEMPVELRIGLGQLAADKQPMPADWALAWVLSDHSIGKRTPVTRCKEAFAQLFCMRYEERYGAGMVLPQNKTRLRLQYNTASAGLPPQELDGLSGIPDVTATSAARKKLQQLVDECTVQLEPYSRYLGRNPGTPDALEGLLQLPVNLWPPAARTALAELKQRIGDGMVVMSFGELAGRLQSAGSLSRDKVLTLARALESLHIGIEPDVLTGSRTPKAEDNVALFATQAEDGDLRSSPAYSAASVTLDLACAVAAADGDTSPQEIMLLSQHIDSWCHLSGAHRKRLKAHLRLQLNQPPTLQSLKKKLEPLAEPAKRVVAAFLAHLAQVDGEVSPAEVKLLERVYKTLQLDPQSLYSDLHVAASGSAVGSSQTTPSIPGATPSKPVGEFALDKERIAQLQRETEQVSALLAQVFVDDKTAEPDDVVVEETVEDTSSVCGLDADHSAFLRVLVSRTEWSRDELGAVASDMELMLDGALEQINDMAFEHFDMPVTEGEDPFEVNPDIMDKLPL
- a CDS encoding 3'-5' exonuclease — translated: MQVKRWGQLDALRQQLGESRWLLCVDLEATCDDYPADLNEAARNAHVLEVQRDEMETIEIGIGLLDVQLEYRIVDHFGQFVRPLLRPTLTEFCTGLTGISQSDVDTAKRFAEVQDQLGEWLRPRNTEGWRWCSWGDYDRNQLKEDAFRAGVDVLLDPARHINLKKCFWKIFACRALGLKCAVESMGLLWEGAHHRAIDDARNLARLAQLLLSARQPT